From Tachypleus tridentatus isolate NWPU-2018 chromosome 8, ASM421037v1, whole genome shotgun sequence, a single genomic window includes:
- the LOC143223922 gene encoding general transcription factor II-I repeat domain-containing protein 2A-like has translation MLARSDSLFSDFSNKREILQRICEVPLSRNTVKDRILRMANDVNQQLSTDLQKTSCYSMCLDESTDINNHARLAVTLRYAVGDSIREELVKLISLPGRTQGVDIYNAVMECFLTQSIKPEKTISITSHGAPCMVGSTSGFIKLFENKIKYQVIQFHQEALCAKESSKKLDDILKDVTKMVNYIMTRALHFRQFQTLLDEVQAQYSTLIMYNNVRWLSRGRFLERFIACLNEIRFFMHEKGQGFPQLSDLAWLNNLMFFTDFISHFNALNTKLQGVGKTAERMFCDIKAFERKLQVFEKDIEGGELKYFPNLKMHFENSTTFTDCFLSKQEVSKEFSSIIAVAKENFSNRFMQFRKIEKKNLPFPIKLNLKISIFPVYTGWV, from the coding sequence ATGTTAGCTAGAAGTGATTCCCTTTTTagtgatttttcaaataaacgtGAAATTTTACAAAGAATCTGTGAGGTACCACTTAGCAGAAATACCGTGAAAGATCGTATCTTACGTATGGCAAATGATGTCAATCAACAACTCagtactgatttacaaaagactTCTTGTTACTCCATGTGTTTGGATGAGAGTACGGATATAAATAATCATGCAAGGTTAGCAGTAACTTTGCGTTATGCTGTTGGTGACTCCATTAGGGAAGAATTGGTGAAACTTATTTCTTTACCCGGAAGAACACAAGGAGTAGATATTTACAATGCTGTGATGGAATGTTTTTTGACACAAAGTATTAAGCCCGAAAAGACAATTTCGATCACTAGTCATGGAGCACCATGTATGGTTGGGTCAACATCTGgttttataaagttgtttgagaacaaaataaaatatcaagtcATCCAGTTTCATCAAGAAGCTCTTTGTGCAAAAGAAAGTAGCAAAAAATTAGATGATATACTCAAAGATGTTACAAAAATGGTGAATTACATTATGACTCGTGCGCTTCATTTTCGTCAGTTTCAAACACTTCTTGATGAGGTTCAAGCACAATATAGTACtttaattatgtataacaatGTCCGATGGTTGAGCAGAGGACGTTTTCTGGAAAGATTTATTGCTTGCTTGAacgaaattagattttttatgcATGAAAAAGGACAAGGCTTTCCACAGCTCTCTGATTTGGCTTGGCTTAATAACCTCATGTTCTTTACAGACTTTATATCACACTTCAATGCactgaacacaaaactacaaggAGTAGGAAAAACAGCAGAAAGAATGTTCTGTGATATAAAGGCATTTGAGAGAAAATTGCAAGTTTTTGAAAAAGACATCGAAGGTGGGGAActcaaatattttccaaatctgaAAATGCATTTCGAAAACTCGACAACATTTACGGACTGTTTCTTAAGCAAACAGGAAGTCTCCAAAGAATTTTCAAGCATTATCGCGGTAGCGAAGGAGAATTTTAGTAACAGATTTATGCAGTTTCGAAagatagaaaagaaaaacttaccTTTCCCGATAAAACTGAATTTGAAAATCTCGATCTTTCCTGTTTACACTGGTTGGGTTTGA